A region of Maridesulfovibrio sp. DNA encodes the following proteins:
- the cobT gene encoding nicotinate-nucleotide--dimethylbenzimidazole phosphoribosyltransferase — translation MNNFSAEDLQRIVSAVQPVDFSLEKQARAHLDNLTKPLGSLGRLEDLAVKMFMASGGKAPQADPARIYTIAGDHGVNEEDVSYFPQEVTRQMVENFLTGGAGINVLARTSGVELVVVDAGCKGGPFPEHPNLIQRRIACGTANISKGPAMDEDCCLRALALGLDLADEAHAQGIKVLGTGEMGVSNTTPSTALYCAYFDLDPADITGPGGGIDPEGVLRKIEVIRRALAVNAKTVRSADPFAILSALGGYEIAALVGLILGGAKNRQMVCIDGFISTAAYAAAVKICPAVGGYCVLSHASAEPGYAKVIKALGRRPLLHLDMRLGEGSGAALSMFMLRAAANIYNDMATFDDAGVDAGG, via the coding sequence GTGAATAATTTTTCCGCAGAAGATTTACAGCGAATAGTAAGCGCTGTGCAGCCCGTGGATTTTTCTCTTGAAAAACAGGCCCGCGCTCATCTTGATAACCTGACCAAGCCGCTGGGCAGTCTCGGTAGGCTGGAAGATCTTGCAGTGAAAATGTTTATGGCTTCCGGCGGTAAAGCTCCGCAGGCTGATCCGGCCCGCATCTACACTATTGCCGGTGATCATGGGGTTAATGAGGAAGATGTCAGCTATTTCCCTCAGGAAGTGACCCGTCAGATGGTGGAGAATTTTTTGACCGGAGGAGCCGGGATTAATGTCTTGGCCCGGACTTCCGGCGTGGAACTGGTTGTTGTGGATGCCGGGTGCAAGGGCGGCCCTTTCCCAGAACATCCGAACCTGATTCAGCGCAGGATAGCCTGTGGTACTGCTAACATTTCCAAAGGCCCGGCCATGGACGAAGATTGCTGCCTGCGGGCGTTGGCCCTCGGTCTGGACCTAGCCGACGAGGCTCACGCACAAGGTATAAAAGTCCTTGGTACAGGAGAGATGGGCGTTTCCAATACCACTCCTTCCACCGCTCTTTATTGTGCTTATTTTGATCTTGATCCCGCCGATATAACCGGGCCGGGAGGAGGTATAGATCCCGAGGGCGTGCTCCGTAAAATAGAAGTAATTCGCCGGGCTCTGGCTGTTAATGCGAAAACAGTGCGTTCTGCTGATCCTTTTGCTATACTAAGCGCACTGGGGGGCTATGAGATAGCTGCCCTTGTCGGGTTGATTCTCGGTGGGGCCAAAAACAGGCAGATGGTTTGTATTGATGGCTTTATTTCCACTGCAGCCTATGCAGCAGCAGTTAAAATCTGTCCTGCTGTGGGCGGTTATTGCGTGCTCAGCCATGCTTCGGCTGAACCGGGCTACGCGAAAGTGATCAAGGCCCTTGGGCGCAGGCCGCTTTTGCATCTGGATATGCGGCTGGGTGAAGGCTCAGGTGCAGCTCTGTCCATGTTCATGCTGCGTGCCGCCGCGAATATTTATAACGATATGGCAACGTTTGACGATGCCGGGGTAGACGCAGGAGGATGA
- the selD gene encoding selenide, water dikinase SelD: MPKELVKTVKAAGUAAKIAPGDLEQVLCGLAVEDERLLTGLGGNEDSAIVSFPAGKALVQTLDFFTPVVNNPYWFGQIAAANSLSDVYSMGGEAWTAMNIVCYPMKEMGPEILREILKGGMNKIREAGAVLAGGHSVEDDEIKYGLSVTGIVDPDGFASNKGLREGDQLLLTKPLGTGVLATALKADWDGAERFEKDVYKWASKLNSAGGKVIRDLGLKGATDVTGFGLGGHVLEMADASNVAVELWLDKVPFMDDVVELASMGMIPAGSFANRKYCSSQVHAAPDADIIKTDLVFDAQTSGGLVLAVPAEKLQQATDMLLEAGDLAVHIGQVEAHEEGVARLRIL, translated from the coding sequence ATGCCTAAAGAATTGGTAAAGACAGTAAAAGCTGCCGGTTGAGCAGCCAAGATCGCTCCGGGGGACCTGGAGCAGGTTTTGTGCGGCTTGGCCGTGGAGGATGAGCGCCTTCTTACTGGACTGGGCGGGAACGAGGATTCCGCCATTGTCTCTTTTCCTGCGGGCAAAGCCCTTGTCCAGACCTTGGATTTTTTTACTCCGGTGGTCAATAATCCCTATTGGTTCGGTCAGATTGCTGCTGCAAACTCCCTCTCTGATGTATATTCAATGGGCGGTGAAGCTTGGACCGCTATGAATATCGTCTGCTATCCTATGAAAGAAATGGGACCGGAGATTCTGCGGGAAATTCTAAAGGGCGGTATGAATAAAATCCGTGAAGCCGGAGCTGTGCTCGCAGGCGGACACAGTGTGGAAGACGATGAGATTAAATACGGACTCTCTGTTACCGGGATAGTCGATCCTGACGGATTTGCTTCCAATAAAGGCTTGCGGGAAGGTGACCAACTGCTGCTGACCAAGCCGCTGGGGACCGGAGTGTTGGCTACAGCTTTAAAGGCCGATTGGGACGGCGCTGAACGGTTTGAAAAAGACGTCTACAAATGGGCCTCCAAATTGAACAGCGCAGGCGGAAAAGTTATTCGCGATCTGGGCTTGAAAGGTGCCACAGACGTAACCGGATTCGGATTGGGCGGGCATGTGCTGGAAATGGCTGATGCTTCAAACGTGGCTGTAGAATTGTGGCTTGATAAGGTTCCGTTCATGGATGATGTGGTCGAGCTGGCATCAATGGGGATGATCCCCGCGGGTAGTTTTGCCAACCGTAAATATTGCAGCTCACAGGTCCATGCGGCGCCGGATGCTGACATCATTAAAACCGATCTTGTTTTTGACGCCCAGACTTCCGGCGGGCTGGTGCTGGCCGTTCCTGCAGAAAAGTTGCAGCAGGCCACGGATATGCTGCTTGAAGCGGGAGATCTTGCCGTACATATCGGGCAGGTTGAGGCACACGAGGAGGGCGTTGCCCGGTTACGGATTTTATAA
- a CDS encoding helix-hairpin-helix domain-containing protein, whose amino-acid sequence MINADPAILKEFRQIPGVGKSIAMDLWNLGYRSLDELRDENPDDMYSRLEKLAGCHVDRCMLYVFRCAVYYASNDNRDPELEKWWNWKD is encoded by the coding sequence ATGATAAATGCTGATCCGGCTATACTAAAAGAGTTCCGGCAAATTCCGGGAGTAGGCAAATCCATTGCCATGGACCTCTGGAATCTGGGCTACCGTTCCCTTGATGAACTCAGGGATGAAAACCCGGATGACATGTACTCACGACTTGAAAAGCTGGCAGGATGCCATGTGGACCGTTGCATGCTCTATGTTTTCAGGTGTGCGGTTTATTATGCAAGCAATGATAACCGGGACCCTGAACTGGAAAAATGGTGGAACTGGAAAGACTGA
- a CDS encoding zinc ribbon domain-containing protein, with protein sequence MPIFEYKCADCGKEFEELVFNRDECPPCPECKSEKTEKLMSACKFKTGGGAPDMGDFGSAPAPSSSSSSGCAGCSGGDCSSCGS encoded by the coding sequence ATGCCTATTTTCGAATATAAATGCGCTGACTGCGGCAAGGAATTCGAGGAGCTGGTTTTCAACCGCGACGAATGTCCTCCCTGCCCGGAATGTAAATCCGAGAAAACCGAAAAACTCATGTCCGCCTGTAAGTTCAAAACCGGCGGCGGAGCTCCTGACATGGGTGATTTCGGAAGTGCACCTGCTCCATCTTCTTCCAGCAGCAGTGGCTGTGCCGGATGCTCCGGCGGCGACTGTTCTTCCTGCGGAAGTTAG
- a CDS encoding WcbI family polysaccharide biosynthesis putative acetyltransferase → MKKKCILHANCQGEPIQELLLLSDEFSAEYQIHSFTNYTREFIPDSLLTDCDLFLFQTLNEKWGELASAKLCGRLKKNTRSIAIPNMLFKHYWPLWSAAPGFDYRDTFLDSLLDRDLSESQIMHLFINTRLTNIYDFKEIMDRSEQLERDKESLTPVRYVDWIMENYRKKPLFNTINHPRRELLILTVNTLLEELGMTRLNDKALNGFSDPFTDFEQPIHPQVAEYLGLEFGGPEHRYHVYGAELTFEEYATRYIKCRKNNIEDFITFLMAAARMGQS, encoded by the coding sequence ATGAAGAAAAAATGTATATTACACGCCAATTGTCAGGGCGAACCCATTCAAGAACTGCTTCTGCTAAGCGATGAGTTCTCTGCGGAGTATCAAATTCACAGCTTTACCAACTATACACGGGAGTTTATCCCGGATAGCCTGCTGACCGATTGCGACCTATTTCTGTTCCAGACACTCAACGAAAAATGGGGAGAACTCGCTTCAGCAAAGCTCTGCGGCAGGCTGAAAAAAAATACCCGCTCAATAGCCATCCCCAACATGCTCTTCAAACACTACTGGCCGCTGTGGTCCGCTGCTCCCGGCTTTGACTACCGAGACACATTTCTGGATTCACTGCTTGATAGGGATCTGAGCGAGTCCCAGATCATGCACCTTTTCATTAATACCAGACTGACCAATATTTATGATTTCAAGGAAATCATGGACAGATCAGAGCAGTTGGAAAGAGACAAGGAAAGCCTTACCCCGGTCCGTTACGTGGACTGGATAATGGAAAACTACAGGAAAAAACCTCTTTTCAACACCATCAACCATCCGCGCAGGGAACTTCTCATCCTGACCGTAAACACCCTGCTTGAAGAACTTGGTATGACCCGGTTGAATGATAAGGCACTGAACGGATTTTCAGATCCCTTTACGGATTTTGAACAACCCATCCACCCCCAGGTCGCAGAATATCTCGGCCTTGAATTCGGCGGCCCGGAACACCGCTATCACGTTTACGGGGCAGAACTGACCTTTGAAGAGTACGCCACGCGCTACATCAAATGCCGCAAAAACAACATTGAAGACTTCATAACATTTCTCATGGCCGCAGCAAGGATGGGCCAATCCTGA
- the lon gene encoding endopeptidase La, translating into MKKKKSPIKPLKLNKKDKSEVQKKARQKSTSDAGNDQGLNKPPVSPLNVLHDAADLLDDAGNIPDEAYVDIPTTLPVLAVRDIVVFNYMILPLFVGREKSVNAVEAAMTGNRYVMVLTQKDESVESPEHEDLYLTGTVCMIMRMLKMPDGRLKVLVQGVSRARVKRFIGSEPFHVAEIEAIPEAETGELDATQEALVRSSREQSEKILTLRGISSTDIMSVLNSVNEPGRLADLIASNLRMKVEIAQSILECGEPVERLTLVNTQLTQEVEVASMQNKIQSMAKEGMDKAQKDFYLREQLKAIKKELGESTDEAEEAEEIRAAIAKAKMPREVHKEAEKQLRRLEAMHPEASEATVIRTYLDWMIELPWAKQSRDRLDIIEAKKILDEDHYDLEKVKERILEYLSVRKLNPSMKGPILCFVGPPGVGKTSLGRSIARSLKRKFHRMSLGGMRDEAEIRGHRRTYIGSMPGRIIQGIKQCGTRNPVIMLDEIDKLGSDFRGDPSSALLEVLDPEQNNSFTDHYLNVPYDLSKVMFICTANVLDSIPRPLLDRMEVIRIPGYTEHDKVNIARRYIVGRQCKENGLKENEMIMADEIIAKIIKEYTREAGLRNLEREVGSVCRKLARKKAEGEKGPFEVTADNLHKYLGIPKHLEDEKENELPAGVALGLAWTPVGGCVLHVEVSAMPGKGKQLLTGQLGDVMKESAQAAVSFARQHADEYGIDSNFYEELDLHIHVPDGATPKDGPSAGVTLVTALVSALTGIPADPELAMTGEISLRGRVLPVGGIKEKILAAVSLGMKRVLIPSQNRKDLEDIPEELLKNIEITPIERIDEIWPIAKTK; encoded by the coding sequence TTGAAGAAAAAAAAATCACCCATCAAACCGCTCAAACTGAACAAGAAAGATAAATCCGAAGTTCAAAAAAAAGCGAGACAGAAATCCACATCGGATGCAGGCAACGATCAGGGCTTGAACAAACCCCCGGTTTCTCCGCTGAATGTGCTCCATGATGCAGCAGACCTGCTGGATGACGCAGGCAATATTCCCGATGAAGCATATGTGGATATTCCCACCACCCTTCCGGTGCTGGCTGTGAGGGATATTGTTGTCTTCAACTATATGATCCTTCCGCTTTTTGTAGGCCGTGAAAAATCCGTCAATGCAGTGGAAGCGGCCATGACCGGCAACCGCTACGTAATGGTCCTGACCCAGAAAGACGAGAGCGTAGAAAGCCCGGAACATGAGGATCTTTACCTCACCGGAACCGTGTGCATGATCATGCGCATGCTCAAAATGCCAGACGGACGTCTGAAAGTACTCGTACAGGGTGTATCTCGGGCCAGGGTAAAAAGATTCATAGGTTCAGAACCTTTTCATGTTGCTGAAATTGAAGCTATTCCCGAAGCTGAAACAGGAGAGCTGGACGCCACACAGGAAGCACTTGTCCGTTCCTCTCGGGAACAGAGTGAAAAAATCCTGACCTTACGCGGTATTTCCTCCACCGACATTATGAGCGTACTCAACAGCGTCAACGAACCGGGCCGTTTAGCGGACCTGATCGCCTCCAACCTGCGCATGAAAGTTGAAATTGCTCAGTCTATCCTTGAATGCGGAGAACCTGTTGAGCGGCTGACACTTGTCAACACCCAGCTCACGCAGGAAGTGGAAGTGGCTTCCATGCAGAATAAAATCCAGTCCATGGCCAAAGAAGGCATGGATAAAGCCCAAAAAGATTTCTACCTGCGCGAACAGCTCAAGGCCATTAAAAAGGAACTCGGCGAATCCACTGACGAAGCTGAGGAAGCTGAAGAAATCCGTGCAGCCATAGCCAAGGCAAAAATGCCCAGGGAAGTACACAAGGAAGCTGAAAAGCAACTCCGCCGCCTTGAAGCCATGCATCCGGAAGCATCAGAGGCCACGGTCATCCGAACCTATCTGGACTGGATGATTGAGCTTCCATGGGCCAAGCAATCCCGTGACCGTCTCGACATCATTGAAGCCAAAAAAATTCTCGATGAAGACCATTACGATCTTGAAAAAGTAAAGGAACGCATCCTTGAATACCTGAGCGTACGCAAGCTGAACCCGTCTATGAAAGGTCCCATCCTCTGCTTTGTGGGCCCTCCGGGGGTCGGTAAAACTTCTCTGGGACGTTCCATTGCGCGCAGCCTGAAACGTAAATTCCACCGTATGTCTCTTGGCGGGATGCGTGACGAGGCCGAGATCCGCGGACACCGCCGGACCTACATCGGGTCCATGCCCGGACGCATCATTCAGGGTATCAAACAGTGCGGAACCCGCAACCCGGTGATCATGCTCGATGAAATCGACAAACTCGGTTCAGATTTTCGCGGTGACCCTTCCTCCGCACTGTTGGAGGTACTTGATCCGGAGCAGAACAACTCCTTCACCGACCATTATCTGAACGTGCCTTACGACCTTTCAAAAGTTATGTTCATCTGCACTGCTAACGTGCTGGATTCCATTCCCCGTCCGCTCTTGGACCGTATGGAAGTTATCCGCATCCCCGGATACACCGAACATGACAAGGTTAATATTGCGCGCCGCTACATCGTTGGACGTCAATGCAAGGAAAACGGACTCAAAGAAAATGAAATGATCATGGCAGATGAAATTATCGCCAAGATCATCAAGGAATACACCCGTGAAGCAGGTCTGCGTAACCTCGAACGCGAAGTAGGCTCTGTCTGCCGCAAACTGGCCCGCAAGAAAGCAGAAGGCGAAAAAGGACCCTTTGAAGTTACAGCCGACAATCTGCACAAATACCTCGGTATTCCCAAACATCTTGAAGATGAGAAGGAAAATGAACTTCCCGCAGGTGTCGCGCTCGGTCTTGCATGGACCCCGGTAGGAGGTTGCGTGCTGCATGTGGAAGTCTCGGCCATGCCGGGTAAAGGCAAACAGCTGCTCACCGGACAACTCGGCGATGTGATGAAGGAATCCGCACAGGCAGCAGTCTCCTTCGCCCGCCAGCATGCTGACGAATACGGCATCGATTCCAACTTTTACGAAGAGCTGGACCTGCACATCCACGTACCAGACGGAGCAACTCCCAAGGATGGACCGTCCGCCGGTGTGACTCTGGTCACCGCACTGGTTTCCGCACTGACCGGAATCCCGGCTGACCCGGAGCTGGCCATGACTGGGGAAATATCCCTGCGCGGTCGTGTTCTTCCTGTTGGCGGCATCAAGGAAAAGATTCTCGCTGCCGTATCCCTAGGCATGAAACGGGTGCTGATTCCCTCGCAAAACCGGAAAGATCTTGAAGATATTCCCGAAGAACTTCTGAAAAATATTGAGATCACCCCCATCGAACGTATCGATGAAATATGGCCTATTGCCAAAACTAAATAA
- the hemC gene encoding hydroxymethylbilane synthase — translation MRKITIATRGSKLALWQANHISDLLREEYPGIDVQLLKIKTKGDKILDVPLAKVGGKGLFVKEIEEALLDERADLAVHSMKDVPTELPDGLEVGVIPPREAETDTLLSVKYDSLKDLPAGAVVGTSSLRRQSQILALRDDLKIESLRGNLDTRVHKLLDGEFDAIVVATAGLNRLKLSAPKSEILGPPTFLPAVAQGALGIEYRIEDTEIQDILRFIHDETTARQVRAERGFLTGLDGGCQVPIAAWSQLEGDQVKLTGFVADIDGSSPIRMEKSGPAEDAWNIGLALADEVLAAGAKEILDRVYDKC, via the coding sequence ATGAGAAAAATAACCATTGCAACACGCGGCAGCAAACTTGCCCTCTGGCAGGCTAACCATATTTCTGATCTTCTGCGTGAAGAGTATCCCGGAATCGATGTTCAACTGCTTAAAATCAAAACCAAAGGCGACAAGATTCTGGACGTTCCGCTGGCCAAAGTGGGCGGCAAGGGCCTCTTTGTAAAAGAGATTGAAGAAGCACTGCTTGATGAACGCGCCGATCTGGCTGTACACAGCATGAAGGATGTTCCCACCGAACTTCCCGATGGTCTTGAAGTAGGCGTAATTCCCCCGCGTGAAGCAGAGACAGACACCCTGCTTTCCGTAAAATATGATTCGCTCAAAGACCTGCCTGCCGGTGCTGTGGTAGGAACAAGCAGCCTGCGCCGCCAGTCTCAGATTTTAGCCCTGCGTGACGATCTTAAAATCGAATCTCTGCGCGGAAACCTCGACACACGCGTACACAAGCTGCTCGACGGCGAATTCGACGCCATTGTTGTTGCCACCGCCGGACTGAACAGGCTCAAACTTTCCGCACCCAAAAGCGAAATTCTGGGTCCTCCGACCTTCCTGCCTGCTGTGGCACAGGGAGCGCTGGGCATTGAGTACCGCATTGAAGACACAGAAATTCAGGACATCTTGAGATTCATCCACGATGAAACCACTGCCCGTCAGGTACGTGCTGAGCGCGGTTTCCTTACCGGACTGGACGGGGGATGTCAGGTCCCCATCGCCGCATGGTCCCAGCTTGAAGGTGATCAGGTCAAATTGACCGGATTTGTTGCCGACATTGACGGTTCCAGCCCCATCCGCATGGAAAAATCCGGTCCTGCGGAAGATGCATGGAACATCGGTCTTGCCCTTGCGGACGAAGTGCTTGCAGCCGGAGCCAAGGAAATTTTAGACCGCGTTTATGATAAATGCTGA